The Toxoplasma gondii ME49 chromosome XII, whole genome shotgun sequence genome includes a region encoding these proteins:
- a CDS encoding hypothetical protein (encoded by transcript TGME49_249685) has translation MIGKEHPGGCYKRRRFSRLWCDRTDKKTREKRNVSHKMQLFSAFLRKKRWKTKTGHTGRRKTTAFPSGVRVHRQLYVHLTNARGKCEKTEERLSPWKERRKGRNRRLKEWLSGFSGLCNKVAPSSACNSRKRETHHYTRPRAARGQTVSSPPRTEDCSVFESSSLVSFSLSPCLLRSCFSFPNLLRSGREKVNFSATAGLMAFYEDEVQSSPSSLPFADHA, from the exons aTGATCGGGAAAGAACACCCTGGAGGTTGCTACAAACGgaggcgtttctctcgactgTGGTGCGACCGGACGGACaagaagacacgagagaagagaaacgttTCACACAAAATGCAACTCTTTTCAGCGTTCCTCCGAAAAAAACGATGGAAAACCAAGACCGGCCACACCGGCCGCAGAAAAACCACTGCTTTCCCCTCTGGAGTTAGAGTCCACCGccagctgtacgtacacctgacgAACGCGCGTGGAAAAtgcgagaaaacggaagagagactTTCTCcatggaaagagagaagaaaaggcagaaaccGGCGTTTGAAAGAGTGGCTCTCGGGCTTCTCTGGTCTTTGCAACAAAGTAGCGCCGTCGAGCGCATGCaattcgagaaaaagagagacacaccacTACACTCGACCTCGCGCGGCGAGAGGACAAACGGTGTCGTCGCCCCCCAGAACAGAAGACTGCTCTGTTTTTGAGTCTTCCagtcttgtctccttttctttgtctccttgccttctccgttcgtgtttttcgtttccaaATCTTCTGCGTTCTGGACGGGAGAAAGTCAACTTCTCGGCGACTGCGGGACTGATGGCTTTTTACGAGGACGAGGTGCAATCGAG tCCAAGTTCTCTTCCGTTTGCCGACCATGCTTAA